From the genome of Streptomyces sp. NBC_01260, one region includes:
- a CDS encoding sensor histidine kinase codes for MRPPRTTPDTGAADPPPGTPPVPARGRRAHAGPPADESAEHSGPGPADSLSVPRGRRSLRPRTVRAKIISLLTVPVVSLLALWGFATVSTAQDIARLRQLQRVDEEIRAPVAAAVAALQDERAAAMLRATDPSSTHTAVLEKRARRTGTALAALRLDDGHTIADTGSLRGGVAGRLDRFLDLAKELRPGAGAAGGRGTGGDEGAVYDRYTETVTAAFAVSGALTGIQDDALGSDARVLLELARADEMLAREDALLTAAGRSGTLKDRPLRLFTGAVATRRSLTETAGADLPATERTAWKGFTARPAYRTIQAAEDKVLAAAPGREAARAVPAGDWQQASADVRSELRRIGTGAGERAADRADPLAHGLLSPSGAAVVFGCVAVAASLVISVRIGRGLVVELVSLRNSALEIARRKLPLAMQRLRAGEELDIGAEAPPRAASHDEIGQVGEALGTVHRAALGAAVERAELADGISGVFVNLARRSQVLVHRQLNLLDSMERRADDPDELSDLFRLDHLTTRMRRHAESLIILSGAAPGRAWRMPVSLTDVVRAAVSEIEDYARVDVRRLPDGAVRGTAVADLTHLLAELVENAAQFSPPHTKVHITGEPVGNGYALEIEDRGLGMGPELLGAANRRIEQSEALDLFDGDRLGLFVVSRLAVRHRIKVRLRTSPYGGTTAVVLLPTALLQSALPSAGEQAAPQKTPAGSREEHEETPFRCSPGPRPEQARTAAFPAPVAVPALESLSGPEARVTALRRRPDRVDNAGDALPVDGQRSEDDALPRRVRQASLVPQLREEPRPEPPLPGGGAEDISAGRTPEQARDRMTAYRTGWVRGNTSGPDAPGLRPSITEPRPPTEGDPA; via the coding sequence GACAGTCCGCGCGAAGATCATCTCGCTGCTCACGGTGCCGGTTGTCTCACTCCTCGCGCTGTGGGGTTTCGCCACGGTGTCCACGGCCCAGGACATCGCGAGACTGCGCCAGTTGCAGCGGGTCGACGAGGAGATCAGGGCGCCTGTGGCGGCCGCGGTCGCCGCTCTGCAGGACGAACGGGCAGCGGCCATGCTCCGGGCGACGGACCCCAGCAGCACGCACACCGCCGTACTGGAGAAGCGGGCCCGGCGCACCGGCACGGCACTCGCAGCCCTGCGGCTCGACGACGGCCACACCATCGCCGACACGGGCAGCCTCCGTGGCGGCGTCGCCGGCCGCCTCGACCGCTTCCTGGACCTTGCCAAGGAGCTTCGTCCCGGCGCAGGCGCAGCCGGCGGGCGCGGCACCGGAGGCGACGAGGGAGCCGTGTACGACCGGTACACAGAGACCGTCACCGCCGCCTTCGCCGTCTCCGGCGCCCTCACCGGCATACAGGACGACGCCCTGGGATCCGATGCCCGAGTCCTGCTCGAACTCGCCCGCGCCGACGAGATGCTGGCCCGCGAGGACGCACTGCTGACCGCGGCCGGGCGCTCCGGCACCCTGAAGGACCGGCCGCTGCGGCTGTTCACCGGGGCGGTGGCCACCCGGCGCAGCCTCACCGAGACGGCGGGCGCCGATCTCCCCGCCACCGAACGCACCGCATGGAAGGGGTTCACCGCCCGCCCCGCCTACCGTACGATCCAGGCGGCCGAGGACAAGGTGCTCGCCGCCGCACCCGGCCGGGAGGCGGCCCGTGCCGTGCCCGCCGGCGACTGGCAGCAGGCCTCAGCCGATGTACGGAGCGAACTGCGCCGCATCGGCACCGGAGCCGGAGAACGAGCCGCAGACCGCGCCGACCCGCTCGCCCACGGGCTGCTCAGCCCGTCCGGGGCTGCCGTGGTCTTCGGCTGCGTCGCTGTCGCCGCCTCCCTCGTGATCTCGGTACGCATCGGTCGCGGGCTCGTCGTGGAACTGGTCAGCCTCCGCAACAGCGCCCTGGAGATCGCCCGTCGCAAACTGCCCCTGGCGATGCAGCGGCTGCGTGCCGGCGAGGAGCTCGACATCGGGGCCGAGGCCCCGCCGCGGGCCGCGTCGCACGATGAGATCGGGCAGGTCGGCGAGGCTCTCGGCACCGTCCACCGGGCGGCCCTGGGCGCCGCTGTCGAGCGGGCCGAACTCGCGGACGGGATCTCCGGTGTCTTCGTCAACCTCGCCCGCCGCAGCCAGGTGCTGGTCCACCGTCAGCTCAACCTCCTGGACAGCATGGAGCGCCGGGCCGACGACCCCGACGAGCTGAGTGACCTCTTCCGCCTCGACCACCTCACCACCCGGATGCGCCGGCACGCCGAGAGCCTGATCATCCTGTCCGGCGCCGCCCCTGGACGGGCGTGGCGCATGCCCGTGTCCCTGACCGACGTCGTGCGGGCCGCCGTCTCCGAGATCGAGGACTACGCCAGGGTGGATGTCCGGCGGCTGCCCGACGGAGCGGTGAGGGGTACGGCCGTCGCCGACCTCACCCATCTGCTCGCCGAACTGGTCGAGAACGCCGCACAGTTCTCACCGCCGCACACCAAGGTGCACATCACCGGCGAACCCGTCGGCAACGGCTATGCGCTGGAGATCGAGGACCGCGGTCTCGGTATGGGCCCCGAACTCCTCGGCGCGGCCAACCGGCGCATCGAGCAGTCCGAGGCGCTCGACCTCTTCGACGGCGACCGGCTCGGCCTGTTCGTCGTCAGCCGGCTCGCCGTGCGCCACCGGATCAAGGTCCGGCTGCGCACCTCGCCGTACGGCGGCACCACGGCGGTTGTCCTGCTGCCGACGGCACTGCTGCAGAGCGCGCTGCCGTCTGCCGGGGAGCAGGCGGCACCGCAGAAGACCCCGGCCGGGAGCCGGGAGGAGCATGAGGAGACTCCCTTCCGCTGCTCCCCGGGCCCCCGGCCGGAACAGGCCCGGACCGCAGCCTTTCCGGCGCCCGTCGCGGTTCCCGCGCTGGAGTCCCTATCGGGCCCGGAAGCCCGGGTGACCGCCTTGCGCCGACGGCCCGACCGGGTGGACAACGCGGGCGATGCCCTGCCTGTGGACGGGCAACGTAGCGAGGACGACGCCCTGCCCCGCCGGGTGCGCCAGGCCAGCCTCGTACCGCAACTGCGCGAGGAACCAAGGCCCGAACCACCCCTGCCGGGCGGCGGGGCCGAGGACATATCCGCCGGGCGCACGCCCGAACAGGCCCGGGACCGGATGACCGCCTACCGGACCGGCTGGGTACGCGGCAACACCTCCGGCCCGGACGCACCAGGGCTGCGACCGAGCATCACCGAACCCCGCCCGCCCACCGAAGGAGACCCTGCATGA
- a CDS encoding roadblock/LC7 domain-containing protein — protein sequence MIANERTGLRGRSGELDWLLDDLVARAGEVRHAVVLSGDGLAVGASSGLSREDAEHLAAVASGFHSLAKGAGRHFRAGDVRRTMVEMDEGFLFVAAAGEGSCLAVFSTAFADIGLVAYEMARLVSRVGEHLRTPARFAGAPSAAG from the coding sequence ATGATCGCGAACGAGAGGACCGGGCTGCGCGGCCGTTCCGGCGAACTGGACTGGCTGCTGGACGATCTGGTGGCGCGAGCCGGCGAGGTACGGCACGCCGTCGTGCTGTCCGGCGACGGGCTCGCGGTGGGCGCGTCCAGCGGGCTCAGCCGCGAGGACGCCGAACACCTGGCCGCGGTCGCCTCCGGATTCCACAGTCTCGCCAAGGGTGCCGGACGCCACTTCCGGGCCGGAGACGTACGCCGGACGATGGTCGAGATGGACGAGGGGTTCCTGTTCGTCGCCGCGGCGGGGGAGGGGTCCTGCCTCGCCGTGTTCAGTACGGCGTTCGCCGACATCGGCCTGGTCGCCTACGAGATGGCCCGGCTCGTCAGCCGGGTGGGCGAGCACCTGCGTACTCCGGCGCGGTTCGCCGGAGCCCCGTCGGCAGCCGGCTGA
- a CDS encoding DUF742 domain-containing protein: MSGTDAPDPYELPGSQWYDAEAGPLVRPYAMTGGRTEPGPGGAQFDLIALVTYEDTVSGSSEDALLGPEHRTLLTLCRTETQSVAELSADADLPVGVVRVLLGDLLEAGYVRVSRPVPPAQLPDERIIREVITGLRAL, from the coding sequence GTGTCCGGTACCGACGCCCCCGACCCGTACGAACTGCCCGGCAGCCAGTGGTACGACGCCGAAGCGGGCCCGCTGGTCCGTCCGTACGCCATGACCGGCGGCCGGACGGAACCGGGGCCGGGCGGCGCACAATTCGACCTGATCGCGCTGGTCACCTACGAGGACACCGTGTCCGGAAGTTCCGAGGACGCGCTGCTCGGGCCCGAGCACCGGACCTTGCTGACCCTCTGCCGGACCGAAACGCAGTCGGTCGCGGAACTCTCCGCCGACGCCGATCTGCCGGTCGGCGTCGTGCGGGTGCTCCTCGGCGACCTACTCGAAGCGGGTTACGTGCGGGTCAGCCGCCCCGTGCCGCCTGCCCAGCTGCCCGACGAACGCATCATCCGCGAGGTCATCACCGGCCTGCGGGCACTCTGA
- a CDS encoding MarR family winged helix-turn-helix transcriptional regulator, with amino-acid sequence MRTADRGPDRGMDDGPTGLQTFAVLLRRMNSEFNRIAHEFAQSQGLHPTDVQALIAILDAERTGTGAAMTPGRLREQLDLTSGAVTACLDRLERAGHIRRVRDNSDRRVVHLHYAAAAKAVARDFFMPLADSTDSARRQFDEAELAVVVRFLDAMNDELAQLRKDGRQP; translated from the coding sequence ATGCGCACCGCAGACAGAGGCCCGGACAGAGGCATGGATGACGGACCCACCGGGCTCCAGACGTTCGCGGTGCTGTTGCGCCGGATGAACAGCGAGTTCAATCGCATCGCCCATGAGTTCGCCCAGTCCCAGGGCCTGCACCCCACGGATGTCCAGGCCCTCATCGCGATCCTCGACGCCGAGCGCACCGGGACGGGGGCGGCCATGACTCCGGGGAGGCTGCGTGAACAGCTCGACCTCACCTCAGGAGCGGTGACTGCGTGTCTGGACCGCCTGGAGCGCGCGGGGCACATCCGGCGGGTCCGGGACAACAGCGACCGCCGGGTGGTGCATCTGCACTACGCCGCCGCGGCGAAGGCGGTGGCCCGCGACTTCTTCATGCCGCTGGCGGACAGCACGGACTCGGCCCGGCGCCAGTTCGACGAGGCCGAACTGGCAGTCGTGGTGCGCTTCCTGGACGCCATGAACGACGAGCTGGCCCAGTTGCGCAAGGATGGGCGGCAGCCCTGA
- a CDS encoding MMPL family transporter: MKPVPRHRIVRWLVPVALLVVWLGIGGTLGPYAGKLGEVSTNDQAAFLPRSAESTKVSEAQKEFQRSGTVPAIVVWTSEGGPLPAGARAASTRALASLAGVPGVVGTPSPALPSEDGEALSGVVQLSSDLGDALPGTLDRVREAAGSVAGATAGIAGPAASQADLKDAFAGIDGLLLGVALAAVLVILLLVYRSLLLPFLIIFSSVLALGLACAIVYVLADHDVVRVDGQVQGILSILVIGAATDYALLLTARFREELTRHGDRTAAAVAALRRSFGAITASAATVALGLLALLLSDLTNNRALGPVGAIGIVCAVLSTLTFLPAALVLCGRAAYWPAKPRPADEAAGGHGIWRRVAARVDRTPRKVWISTSLVLVACAAFAPTLKSQGVPLDEIFVNDAPSVSAQATLGKHFPGGSGNPAVVVADSARAAEVTVAAEGTRGVASAVPVTASGRPGGGPPVVVDGRVRIDATLTDAADSDAAKATIQRLRTAVHAIPGADALVGGYTAQQYDTQQTAGRDRGVIVPVVLVIILVILMGLLRSVLIPVLLVATVGLNFLATLGVSSLVFKHAFGFSGTDASVPLYGFVFLVALGVDYNIFLMSRVREEALVHGARQGVLRGLVSTGGVITSAGVVLAATFAALIVIPLAFLAQIAFIVAFGVLLDTLVVRSLLAPALVVDIGPKAWWPSAISHRGTKTRGAAGLR; this comes from the coding sequence ATGAAGCCCGTACCGCGGCACCGAATCGTCCGTTGGCTGGTGCCCGTGGCCCTGCTCGTCGTCTGGCTCGGCATCGGCGGGACGCTGGGCCCGTACGCCGGAAAGCTCGGCGAGGTGTCCACGAACGACCAGGCCGCGTTCCTGCCGCGCAGTGCGGAGTCGACGAAGGTGTCCGAGGCCCAGAAGGAGTTCCAGCGGTCCGGGACCGTACCCGCGATCGTCGTCTGGACAAGCGAGGGGGGTCCGCTCCCGGCGGGCGCGCGGGCCGCGTCCACCCGGGCACTCGCATCCCTGGCCGGGGTGCCGGGAGTCGTCGGAACGCCTTCGCCCGCACTGCCTTCCGAGGACGGCGAAGCGCTCTCCGGCGTCGTACAACTCAGCTCCGACCTGGGCGACGCACTGCCCGGCACGCTCGACCGGGTACGTGAGGCAGCCGGTTCGGTGGCCGGCGCCACGGCAGGAATCGCCGGCCCCGCGGCCAGTCAGGCCGACCTCAAGGACGCCTTCGCCGGGATCGACGGGCTGCTGCTGGGCGTCGCACTCGCCGCGGTGCTGGTGATCCTGCTTCTCGTCTACCGAAGCCTGCTGCTGCCGTTCCTGATCATCTTCAGCTCCGTCCTCGCGCTCGGACTCGCCTGCGCGATCGTCTACGTCCTCGCGGACCACGACGTCGTACGCGTGGACGGCCAGGTCCAGGGCATTCTGTCGATTCTGGTGATCGGCGCGGCCACCGACTACGCGCTGCTGCTCACCGCACGCTTCCGCGAGGAGCTCACCCGGCACGGCGACCGTACGGCCGCGGCCGTCGCCGCGCTGCGCCGCTCCTTCGGGGCCATCACCGCGAGCGCCGCAACCGTGGCGCTCGGCCTGCTCGCCCTGCTGCTGAGCGATCTGACGAACAACCGGGCGCTCGGCCCGGTGGGGGCCATCGGCATCGTCTGCGCGGTGCTGAGCACACTGACCTTCCTGCCGGCGGCACTGGTCCTGTGCGGCCGGGCCGCCTACTGGCCGGCGAAACCGCGCCCGGCTGACGAGGCGGCCGGGGGACACGGCATCTGGCGACGGGTCGCGGCCCGAGTCGACCGCACTCCGCGCAAGGTCTGGATCTCCACCTCCCTGGTCCTCGTCGCCTGCGCGGCGTTCGCGCCCACGCTGAAGTCGCAGGGCGTGCCGCTGGACGAGATCTTCGTGAACGACGCCCCGTCCGTCTCGGCGCAGGCCACCCTGGGGAAGCACTTCCCGGGCGGATCGGGCAACCCCGCCGTCGTCGTCGCTGACAGCGCCCGTGCCGCCGAGGTGACCGTTGCGGCCGAGGGCACGCGAGGCGTCGCCTCCGCGGTACCTGTGACGGCTTCCGGACGGCCGGGCGGCGGGCCGCCCGTCGTGGTGGACGGCCGCGTGCGCATCGACGCGACGCTGACGGACGCCGCGGACAGCGATGCGGCCAAGGCCACGATCCAGCGCCTGCGCACCGCCGTGCATGCGATCCCGGGAGCCGACGCGCTCGTCGGCGGATACACCGCGCAGCAGTACGACACCCAGCAGACAGCCGGGCGCGACCGGGGCGTCATCGTGCCGGTGGTGCTCGTCATCATTCTGGTGATCCTGATGGGGCTGCTGCGATCCGTGCTGATCCCGGTCCTGCTGGTGGCCACCGTGGGCCTCAACTTCCTGGCGACCCTGGGCGTTTCGTCGCTGGTCTTCAAGCACGCCTTCGGGTTCAGCGGCACGGATGCCTCCGTGCCGCTGTACGGGTTCGTGTTCCTGGTGGCGCTCGGCGTGGACTACAACATCTTCCTGATGTCGCGTGTCCGGGAAGAGGCGTTGGTGCACGGGGCCCGGCAGGGCGTGCTGCGTGGACTGGTCAGTACGGGCGGGGTGATCACCTCGGCGGGGGTGGTGCTGGCCGCCACGTTCGCCGCGCTGATCGTCATTCCGCTGGCCTTCCTCGCTCAGATCGCCTTCATCGTGGCCTTCGGCGTGCTCCTGGACACCCTGGTGGTGCGTTCACTGCTCGCGCCGGCGCTGGTCGTGGACATCGGCCCGAAGGCCTGGTGGCCCAGCGCGATCAGTCACCGCGGGACGAAGACGCGGGGAGCCGCCGGACTCCGGTGA
- a CDS encoding TerD family protein, which produces MGVTLAKGGNVSLSKEAPGLTAVTVGLGWDVRTTTGADHDLDASALLCSDTGKVLSDLHFVFYNNLNSPDGSVQHTGDNLTGEGEGDDESINVDLAGVPADVAKIVFPVSIHDAQSRGQSFGQVRNAFIRVVNQANGVELARYDLSEDASTETAMVFGELYRHGAEWKFRAVGQGYASGLAGIASDYGVNV; this is translated from the coding sequence ATGGGTGTGACCCTGGCCAAGGGCGGCAACGTCTCCTTGTCGAAGGAGGCGCCCGGCCTGACCGCGGTGACGGTCGGCCTGGGCTGGGACGTACGGACGACGACGGGCGCCGATCACGACCTCGACGCCAGCGCGCTGCTGTGCTCGGACACCGGCAAGGTGCTCTCCGACCTGCACTTCGTCTTCTACAACAACCTCAACAGCCCGGACGGTTCCGTCCAGCACACCGGTGACAATCTGACGGGTGAGGGCGAGGGCGACGACGAGTCCATCAATGTGGACCTGGCAGGCGTCCCGGCGGATGTCGCGAAGATCGTCTTCCCGGTCTCCATCCATGACGCGCAGAGCCGGGGGCAGAGTTTCGGCCAGGTGCGCAACGCGTTCATCCGTGTGGTGAACCAGGCCAACGGGGTGGAGCTTGCCCGCTACGACCTGAGCGAGGACGCGTCGACGGAGACGGCGATGGTGTTCGGCGAGCTGTACCGGCACGGAGCGGAGTGGAAGTTCCGCGCGGTCGGGCAGGGGTACGCCTCCGGCCTGGCGGGTATCGCGTCCGACTACGGCGTCAACGTCTGA
- the tatA gene encoding Sec-independent protein translocase subunit TatA, with product MLRNGLEPWHLLIVAIVVLVLFGSKKLPDTARALGKSMRILKSEAKAMKEETPQ from the coding sequence ATGCTGCGCAACGGCCTCGAACCCTGGCACCTGTTGATCGTCGCGATCGTCGTGCTGGTGCTGTTCGGCTCGAAGAAACTGCCGGACACCGCCCGCGCCCTGGGCAAATCCATGCGGATCCTGAAGAGTGAGGCGAAGGCCATGAAGGAGGAGACGCCTCAGTGA
- a CDS encoding LCP family protein — MEAGRTGWTMAGSHKGAAAGGRRSRLRRTALFGLSFLVLLVAGVGWGYLKLTGSIDTFSADGVSGDRPPDTSEGQNVLVIGSDSRSGANSGLGGGTGDVGRSDTAFLLHVYADHKHAVAVSIPRDTLVDIPACKKPDGSWTAPQHNTIFNGAFSVGETAEGNPACTQNTVEHLTGLRVDHTIVVDFAGFSALTSAVGGVPVCLPQDIYQRDLNPKRATRGSLIFSKGPQSVSGQRALDYVRIRHGIGDGSDIGRIKRQQAFVGSLVKQVKSRGLNPTTLLPLANAATDAMTVDPGLGSADRLLSFAMSMKNVDLHNTKFVTIPWRYQGARVAIVEPDAGALWASLKADRTLDGQNAAGKRGSGDSGASGGASASPATPVSGAGIDVAVYNGTTVTGLAAGAAELLRSHGFTVTGTATANSQDQTRTLVTYGPGLRDKAETTARLFAGARTTESADAGIQVIVGSDYAANPSAAPAEPTPDAVPSAVADEARSADDDPCSDLSYG, encoded by the coding sequence ATGGAAGCCGGACGAACGGGGTGGACAATGGCAGGCAGTCACAAAGGGGCAGCTGCAGGGGGGCGCAGGAGCCGTTTGCGGCGGACAGCCCTGTTCGGGCTCTCATTCCTCGTGCTGCTGGTCGCCGGAGTCGGCTGGGGGTACCTCAAACTGACCGGCAGCATCGACACATTCAGCGCCGACGGAGTCTCCGGAGACCGGCCGCCCGACACGTCCGAAGGGCAGAACGTCCTCGTCATCGGGTCGGACTCACGATCGGGTGCCAACAGCGGGCTCGGCGGTGGCACGGGCGACGTCGGGCGCTCCGACACCGCGTTCCTGCTCCATGTCTACGCCGACCACAAGCACGCCGTCGCCGTGTCCATACCCCGCGACACACTGGTCGACATCCCGGCCTGCAAGAAGCCCGACGGGAGCTGGACGGCCCCGCAGCACAACACCATCTTCAACGGGGCGTTCTCGGTGGGCGAGACGGCCGAAGGCAATCCCGCCTGCACCCAGAACACGGTCGAGCACCTCACCGGTCTGCGTGTCGACCACACCATCGTGGTGGACTTCGCCGGCTTCTCCGCGCTGACCTCGGCCGTCGGAGGGGTGCCCGTCTGTCTGCCGCAGGACATCTACCAGCGCGATCTGAATCCCAAGCGAGCCACCCGGGGGTCCCTGATCTTCAGCAAGGGCCCGCAGTCGGTCTCCGGACAGCGGGCACTGGACTACGTACGGATCCGGCACGGCATCGGCGACGGATCCGACATAGGGCGCATCAAGCGGCAGCAGGCCTTCGTCGGCTCCCTCGTGAAGCAGGTCAAGTCACGTGGCCTGAACCCGACCACCCTGCTGCCGCTCGCCAATGCGGCTACCGACGCGATGACCGTGGACCCGGGGCTCGGATCGGCCGACCGGCTGCTGTCGTTCGCCATGTCGATGAAGAACGTTGACCTGCACAACACGAAGTTCGTCACCATCCCCTGGCGCTACCAGGGCGCCCGCGTCGCGATCGTGGAACCGGACGCCGGCGCGCTGTGGGCGTCCCTCAAGGCCGACCGCACACTCGACGGCCAGAACGCCGCCGGCAAAAGGGGGAGCGGCGACTCGGGCGCGTCCGGCGGGGCGTCGGCCTCTCCCGCCACTCCCGTCTCCGGCGCGGGCATCGACGTAGCCGTGTACAACGGGACCACCGTGACCGGACTCGCGGCCGGGGCGGCGGAGCTCCTTCGCTCGCACGGCTTCACCGTCACCGGCACGGCCACCGCGAACTCCCAGGACCAGACCCGCACCCTCGTCACCTACGGGCCCGGCCTCCGGGACAAGGCCGAGACCACGGCCCGGCTCTTCGCGGGAGCGCGGACCACGGAGTCGGCAGACGCCGGAATCCAGGTGATCGTCGGCAGCGACTACGCAGCGAACCCCTCGGCCGCCCCTGCGGAACCGACGCCCGATGCCGTACCGTCCGCCGTCGCCGACGAGGCCCGTTCGGCCGACGACGACCCGTGCAGCGACCTCTCGTACGGCTGA